Part of the Spirochaeta lutea genome is shown below.
CGGGGTTACTGAGACCGAATCCCGTCGGCAGTGCCAACCTGGGTCCGGTTAGTATCGGTTTGATAGTGCGCAAAAGAATGTAAAAACCACCGGATATAGCGGCTCAATTCAAAGGACACACTAGGGGTAGGGTCGTCAGGGTCGAAAGTTACAACCTTTTGCGCACTAACGGAGGGCTCCCTTGGTTCGCCCTCGAAGAAAGCCTTCTAATGCCCCGCGGATGCTGGGGAAGGCAATCCGGTCCAGATCCAGTCGGCCGGGTTCTTCAAGAATCCAGCCGGATATCTCGCTTTCCTGGATTGCCCTGGGAGGATGGGGTAGTTCTCCGGTAAAAATGAGATCACAGGTGGGGTAGCGGACGCCCCGGTACTCGTAGAGGTTCGGGGCGGAGGAGAAGTACCGAAGGTTCCTGGCTTCTAATCCGATTTCTTCCATGATTTCCCGTTGCAGGGCTTCCTCGGCGCTTTCTCCCGGATCGATGAATCCTCCGGGCAGGTCGAGTTTTCCCAAGGCTGGCTGCTTTCCCCGTACCAACAGGAGGATGTTTCCGTGGTGGGTGAGTATGGCCCCGCAGGCTGCGGCGTTGTTCTGGTAAAAAACAAAGGTGCAGCTGGGGCAGTTGTAGCGGTTGGGTGCTTGGTAGGATAGCTCCGGTGCGCCGCAGTTTGGGCAGCAGCGGAAATTCTGGTGTGTGGTGAAATCCGGGGTGTTC
Proteins encoded:
- a CDS encoding NUDIX hydrolase, encoding MNTPDFTTHQNFRCCPNCGAPELSYQAPNRYNCPSCTFVFYQNNAAACGAILTHHGNILLLVRGKQPALGKLDLPGGFIDPGESAEEALQREIMEEIGLEARNLRYFSSAPNLYEYRGVRYPTCDLIFTGELPHPPRAIQESEISGWILEEPGRLDLDRIAFPSIRGALEGFLRGRTKGALR